The Tepidisphaeraceae bacterium genome contains a region encoding:
- a CDS encoding metalloregulator ArsR/SmtB family transcription factor: MARAATTSDTYNAIAEPRRRRLLEVIAGEQLAVNDIVTRLGWSQPLVSKHLRVLREVGLVDARHQNRQKIYSLNAQALKPVHEWVGGFERFWRDHLHNIKTNAEHRAEARAEKTQTSNPPTN, encoded by the coding sequence ATGGCAAGGGCTGCGACAACTTCAGACACCTATAACGCGATCGCTGAGCCAAGGCGTCGGCGGTTGCTAGAAGTGATCGCGGGCGAGCAGCTGGCCGTAAACGACATCGTTACGCGCCTCGGTTGGTCGCAACCGTTGGTCTCCAAGCACCTACGGGTGTTGCGCGAGGTCGGCCTCGTCGACGCGCGACATCAGAACCGGCAGAAGATCTACTCGTTGAATGCCCAAGCCCTGAAGCCAGTACACGAGTGGGTAGGCGGCTTCGAGCGGTTTTGGCGCGACCACCTGCACAACATCAAGACGAACGCGGAGCACCGCGCGGAAGCGCGCGCAGAGAAGACCCAAACATCCAATCCACCGACCAATTAA
- a CDS encoding SRPBCC domain-containing protein, whose protein sequence is MIETADRIAELQFRVHQEIDIAAPRADVFEAIFEEITTGIKDANGGSMNLRIERWPGGRWYRDLGKDVGHFWGHVQVIKPPVVLEICGPMMMSYPVAGHIAYRLTETPTGTRLTLTHRTFGEIDPAHREGVNQGWDVIMKAIKTRAQG, encoded by the coding sequence ATGATCGAGACAGCCGACCGTATTGCTGAACTCCAGTTCCGCGTCCACCAGGAGATCGACATTGCCGCGCCGCGGGCCGACGTGTTCGAGGCGATCTTTGAGGAGATCACCACGGGCATCAAGGACGCCAACGGCGGGTCGATGAACTTGCGCATCGAGCGGTGGCCAGGCGGCCGTTGGTACCGTGATCTGGGCAAAGACGTCGGGCACTTCTGGGGCCACGTGCAGGTCATCAAGCCGCCGGTGGTGCTGGAGATCTGTGGCCCGATGATGATGTCCTACCCCGTCGCCGGCCACATCGCGTACCGTTTGACCGAGACGCCCACCGGCACGCGTCTTACGCTCACGCACCGCACGTTCGGCGAAATCGACCCGGCGCACCGGGAGGGTGTGAACCAAGGCTGGGACGTGATCATGAAGGCCATCAAGACGAGGGCCCAGGGTTAA
- a CDS encoding response regulator — MKTVFTTGEAAEICKVSQQTIIRCFDSGRLKGFRVPGSRFRRIPREALIAFMRDNGIPPDALDSGKHKILVVDDDPEIVELFVDVLERDGRFDVKTAGTGYDAGIMTQEFMPDLVILDYMLPDINGNVVCQTIRKNPNFEHMKIIIVSGVVNQDEVNDLLKAGADEFVKKPFNIEKLIERIGELLAI, encoded by the coding sequence ATGAAGACAGTGTTCACCACGGGCGAGGCGGCGGAGATCTGCAAGGTCTCGCAGCAGACGATCATCCGCTGTTTCGACAGCGGACGGTTGAAGGGATTCCGCGTGCCGGGCAGCCGTTTCCGTCGCATTCCGCGTGAGGCGCTGATCGCGTTCATGCGTGACAACGGCATCCCGCCGGACGCGCTGGACAGCGGCAAGCACAAGATCCTGGTCGTTGACGATGATCCGGAGATCGTGGAACTGTTCGTCGACGTCCTCGAGCGCGACGGCCGCTTCGATGTGAAGACCGCGGGCACCGGGTACGACGCCGGCATCATGACGCAGGAGTTCATGCCCGACCTGGTCATCCTGGACTACATGCTGCCCGACATCAACGGCAACGTGGTCTGCCAGACGATCCGGAAGAACCCCAACTTCGAGCACATGAAGATCATCATCGTCTCGGGCGTGGTGAATCAGGACGAGGTCAACGACCTCCTGAAGGCCGGCGCCGACGAGTTCGTGAAGAAGCCGTTCAACATCGAGAAGCTCATCGAGCGCATCGGGGAACTGCTGGCGATCTAA
- a CDS encoding DUF4202 domain-containing protein yields MTEDDRIRLSRAFDRFDAANAEDPSVTIIDGVETAKALLYAQQMTAWQQQLYPSASEALKLAARAQHIRRWEIPRDSFPMDRAGYHRWRTRLYTFHADVAEGILRQVGYEDRTIERVRALLRKEKLKSDPETQALEDIACLVFLENYFAGFAAGHEDEKVIEIVRRTWVKMSPHGHNAAMTLSLPDKARELIGRALTGA; encoded by the coding sequence ATGACCGAAGATGACCGTATCCGCCTGTCACGCGCTTTCGACCGCTTCGATGCCGCCAATGCCGAAGATCCCAGCGTCACCATTATCGACGGTGTCGAGACCGCCAAGGCCCTGCTGTACGCGCAGCAGATGACCGCATGGCAGCAGCAGCTTTACCCCAGCGCCAGCGAAGCCTTAAAGCTCGCGGCTCGCGCCCAGCACATTCGGCGATGGGAGATTCCGCGCGATTCGTTCCCGATGGACCGCGCCGGTTACCACCGCTGGCGGACGCGGCTCTACACGTTTCACGCCGACGTCGCCGAGGGAATCTTGCGGCAAGTGGGGTACGAAGACCGCACGATCGAGCGCGTGCGGGCGCTGCTGCGCAAGGAGAAGCTCAAGTCCGATCCCGAGACGCAAGCGCTGGAAGACATCGCCTGCCTCGTCTTTCTGGAAAACTACTTCGCGGGCTTCGCGGCTGGGCACGAGGACGAGAAAGTCATCGAGATCGTCCGGCGGACATGGGTGAAAATGTCACCCCACGGTCACAACGCCGCGATGACGCTCTCCCTGCCCGACAAAGCCCGCGAACTCATCGGGCGGGCCTTAACCGGCGCGTGA
- a CDS encoding YggS family pyridoxal phosphate-dependent enzyme: protein MAKRSPLLEKLDEVRERIAAAAIKAKREPAEVTLVAVTKTAGPEQIREILQLGVADLAENRVQQLTQRASQLNEFLTRRLQHGDATVPQKIRWHMIGHLQRNKVKPILPLVSLIHSVDSLRLAEEIDAAGAKVGRKIPVLLQLNASEESQKSGVAVGAAVHLAEQIDSMENVQLTGLMTMAAFEATEAEVRQTFSRTREIFEEMKWNKIGGTALRHLSMGMSNDFEHAIAEGSTMVRIGSLLFGGKSWDGAAEDEK from the coding sequence GTGGCTAAGAGATCGCCGTTACTGGAAAAACTGGATGAGGTCCGCGAGCGGATCGCCGCCGCCGCCATCAAGGCCAAGCGCGAGCCGGCGGAGGTGACGCTCGTCGCCGTCACGAAGACCGCAGGCCCGGAGCAGATCCGCGAGATCCTGCAGCTGGGCGTCGCCGACCTGGCCGAGAACCGCGTGCAGCAGCTGACCCAGCGGGCCAGCCAGCTCAACGAGTTCCTCACGCGCCGCCTGCAGCACGGCGACGCCACGGTGCCGCAGAAGATTCGCTGGCACATGATCGGTCACCTGCAGCGCAACAAGGTCAAGCCGATCCTGCCGCTCGTCAGCCTGATCCACAGCGTCGACAGTTTGCGCCTGGCTGAGGAAATCGACGCCGCCGGCGCCAAAGTCGGCCGGAAGATCCCCGTGCTGCTCCAGTTGAACGCCAGCGAGGAATCGCAAAAGTCCGGCGTCGCCGTCGGGGCCGCGGTTCACCTGGCAGAGCAGATCGACTCGATGGAGAACGTGCAGTTGACCGGCCTGATGACCATGGCCGCGTTCGAAGCGACCGAGGCCGAGGTGCGCCAGACCTTCAGCCGCACGCGCGAGATCTTCGAAGAGATGAAGTGGAACAAGATCGGCGGGACCGCCCTTCGCCACCTCAGCATGGGCATGAGCAACGACTTCGAACATGCCATCGCCGAGGGCAGCACGATGGTGCGCATCGGCAGCCTGCTGTTCGGTGGCAAGAGCTGGGACGGGGCCGCGGAAGACGAAAAGTGA